The proteins below are encoded in one region of Flavobacterium nackdongense:
- a CDS encoding T9SS type A sorting domain-containing protein, whose product MSGELFDLMEQSKSKVKIIDNKATLSVGGLSKGIYVLKIFINDQTESHQIIVE is encoded by the coding sequence ATATCAGGAGAACTTTTTGATTTAATGGAGCAATCAAAATCAAAAGTAAAAATTATAGACAATAAAGCTACTTTATCAGTTGGTGGACTAAGTAAAGGGATTTATGTCTTGAAGATTTTCATTAATGACCAAACTGAAAGTCATCAAATAATAGTAGAATAA